One Sulfurospirillum tamanense DNA window includes the following coding sequences:
- the infB gene encoding translation initiation factor IF-2: MVKVRIHEIAKELGIKSKEVVEKAADLGLDVKSASSAVGSEEAEALMNFVLTGERQEANTPAQVVTPVAPEPTEEPSPKAPKPKKETPVQEAPPSPDEPKEAPAPKKPKTPKPEEEKKEVPVTPPVEEPAPEPVSEEKKSTISSGESLAQASLMKRRGLVIVKKKKPEVVAKPEVVKPVDSLKKNIPSSLESIFSTQTETAESKKKKKTKKTPSTKKESAEKIDLLADRDLGEANYDQDDLVVLPDLTVKPEPEAPKPALKKRNDSTQQIIGRGQKAVAFGNATTGIRRRGRKKRPKQITKGNDEAVTSVRIPEEIRVYEFAEMINKQPSEIISKLFMLGMLTTKNDFLDKDAIEILADEFGIEVETVNAQEEFDYVKAYDDDDEGELQERAPVITIMGHVDHGKTSLLDYIRSSRVVHGESGGITQHVGAYMVHKNNKNITFIDTPGHEAFTQMRARGAEVTDIVIIVVAADDGVKPQTKEAIEHAKAADVPIIIAINKMDKEAANPDMVKTQLSDLGIMPTEWGGSHEFVGVSAHTGQGIEELLEIILLQAEILELEANPTRDAKAVVIESSLEKGRGPVATIVVQNGTLRVGDTVVAGVAYGKVRALLDHAGKAITSIKPGEPGVIVGLSEVAEAGEKLVKVESDKAAREYAQKRHDYLRQKELSRSTKVTLDELSQRIAEGEIKDLPVIIKADVQGSLEAIKGSLAKLRNDETKVNVIHAGIGGVTESDVALASASENCIILGFHIRPTGTVKEKAKNLGVEIKTYNIIYDLIDDVKGVLSGMMAPIIREENLGQAQVREVFVVPKVGAIAGCIVTDGVINRGAKVRLIRDGVIVYEGTVSSLKRFKDDVREVSKGYECGIGIHNFNDIKEGDFMESFKEVEEKVSL, from the coding sequence ATGGTTAAAGTTCGCATACACGAGATTGCAAAAGAACTCGGTATCAAAAGCAAAGAAGTGGTGGAAAAAGCAGCCGACTTGGGTTTAGACGTAAAATCCGCATCTAGTGCCGTAGGCTCAGAAGAGGCGGAAGCGTTAATGAATTTTGTGCTAACAGGTGAGCGGCAAGAGGCCAATACTCCTGCACAAGTGGTAACCCCAGTTGCGCCAGAGCCCACTGAAGAGCCCTCTCCTAAGGCACCAAAGCCAAAAAAAGAAACACCCGTGCAAGAAGCTCCCCCTTCTCCTGATGAGCCCAAAGAAGCCCCAGCGCCTAAAAAGCCCAAAACACCAAAACCTGAAGAAGAGAAAAAGGAAGTCCCAGTTACTCCTCCTGTAGAGGAGCCTGCACCTGAGCCCGTGAGCGAAGAAAAAAAATCTACTATCTCTTCAGGGGAAAGTTTGGCGCAAGCAAGCCTCATGAAGCGCCGTGGACTAGTGATTGTCAAAAAGAAAAAACCCGAAGTCGTTGCAAAACCAGAAGTGGTTAAACCTGTTGATTCTTTGAAAAAAAACATCCCTAGCTCTTTGGAATCTATTTTTTCAACGCAAACAGAAACGGCAGAATCCAAAAAGAAAAAGAAAACCAAAAAAACACCTTCAACGAAAAAAGAGTCTGCGGAAAAAATTGACCTTTTGGCAGATCGTGATTTAGGTGAAGCTAATTATGATCAAGATGATTTGGTTGTGCTTCCTGATTTAACCGTAAAGCCTGAGCCAGAAGCCCCAAAGCCTGCCCTTAAAAAACGCAATGATTCAACCCAGCAGATTATTGGTCGAGGGCAAAAAGCAGTTGCTTTTGGAAACGCAACAACAGGGATTCGACGTAGAGGCAGAAAAAAGCGCCCTAAACAAATCACTAAGGGTAACGATGAAGCAGTAACCTCTGTGCGTATTCCTGAGGAAATTCGCGTATATGAATTTGCTGAAATGATTAACAAGCAACCCAGTGAAATTATTTCCAAGCTTTTTATGTTGGGGATGCTTACCACTAAAAACGATTTTCTGGATAAAGATGCTATTGAGATTTTAGCCGATGAGTTTGGAATCGAAGTTGAAACGGTTAACGCCCAAGAAGAGTTTGACTATGTCAAAGCATACGATGATGACGATGAGGGCGAGTTGCAGGAGCGCGCTCCTGTTATTACCATTATGGGACACGTTGATCACGGTAAAACCTCTTTACTTGATTATATTCGCAGTTCACGAGTAGTGCACGGAGAGTCTGGTGGAATCACCCAGCACGTGGGTGCATATATGGTGCATAAAAACAATAAGAACATCACATTTATCGACACTCCTGGCCACGAAGCCTTTACTCAAATGCGTGCCCGAGGCGCAGAGGTAACAGACATTGTTATTATTGTAGTAGCAGCCGATGATGGAGTAAAGCCACAAACTAAAGAGGCCATCGAGCATGCCAAGGCGGCTGATGTGCCTATTATTATTGCTATTAACAAGATGGACAAAGAAGCTGCGAATCCAGATATGGTTAAAACGCAACTCTCCGATCTTGGGATTATGCCAACCGAGTGGGGCGGAAGTCATGAATTTGTTGGTGTGTCAGCACATACAGGTCAGGGCATTGAAGAATTACTTGAAATTATCCTACTACAAGCAGAAATTCTTGAACTCGAGGCTAATCCAACGCGTGATGCCAAAGCAGTAGTCATTGAAAGTTCATTGGAAAAAGGTCGTGGGCCTGTGGCAACAATCGTTGTGCAAAATGGTACACTTCGAGTGGGTGATACTGTTGTTGCTGGGGTGGCGTATGGGAAAGTACGCGCACTCTTAGACCATGCAGGGAAAGCCATCACTTCTATTAAGCCAGGTGAACCAGGGGTGATTGTGGGTCTGAGCGAGGTGGCTGAGGCGGGCGAGAAGCTGGTTAAGGTTGAAAGCGATAAAGCGGCACGAGAATACGCGCAAAAACGTCATGATTATTTACGCCAGAAAGAGCTTTCGCGCTCTACAAAAGTGACACTAGATGAACTAAGTCAACGCATTGCTGAGGGTGAGATTAAAGATTTGCCTGTCATCATTAAAGCAGATGTTCAAGGAAGTCTTGAGGCCATTAAGGGGTCGTTGGCAAAACTACGCAATGATGAGACTAAGGTTAATGTCATCCATGCAGGTATTGGTGGCGTGACAGAGAGTGATGTCGCCCTTGCGAGTGCGAGTGAAAACTGTATTATTCTTGGTTTTCACATTCGCCCTACAGGCACGGTAAAAGAAAAAGCAAAAAATCTTGGGGTTGAGATTAAAACTTACAATATTATTTATGACCTTATTGATGATGTTAAAGGGGTGCTTAGTGGCATGATGGCACCGATTATTCGTGAAGAAAACCTTGGGCAAGCCCAAGTGCGTGAAGTCTTTGTGGTGCCAAAAGTGGGTGCGATTGCAGGATGTATCGTGACTGATGGCGTGATTAATCGTGGGGCTAAAGTGCGCCTAATTCGCGATGGTGTGATTGTGTATGAAGGTACCGTTTCTTCACTTAAGCGCTTTAAAGATGATGTGCGCGAAGTATCAAAAGGCTATGAATGTGGCATTGGTATTCATAATTTCAATGACATCAAAGAGGGCGATTTTATGGAAAGCTTTAAAGAGGTCGAGGAGAAGGTGAGTTTATGA
- the rbfA gene encoding 30S ribosome-binding factor RbfA, giving the protein MIKIFRTQSVLKELIPEALATLSDTMLQGLCVIDVQCKKGKYDADVYLDKMMLTPEEQKTILSRLRKVSKHLETHCATAEGWYRCPSFHFKFDEQLEKQNHLDALFEKMEKELKKSHHE; this is encoded by the coding sequence ATGATCAAAATCTTTCGCACCCAAAGTGTGTTAAAAGAGTTGATTCCTGAAGCCTTAGCTACCCTTAGCGACACAATGCTCCAGGGACTTTGCGTGATTGATGTACAGTGTAAAAAAGGCAAGTACGACGCGGATGTGTATTTAGACAAAATGATGCTTACACCCGAAGAGCAAAAGACAATATTATCACGCCTCAGAAAGGTTTCGAAACACTTAGAGACCCATTGCGCCACAGCAGAAGGGTGGTACCGATGCCCCAGTTTTCACTTTAAGTTCGACGAACAATTGGAAAAACAAAACCATTTGGATGCATTGTTTGAAAAAATGGAAAAAGAATTGAAAAAGAGCCACCATGAATGA
- a CDS encoding ribosome maturation factor — MNETRLKALLQDAGVELYDTETTMDAGRKIFRVYITCKEGVTLEMCSKVTHILSPVLDLEPPVSGQYYLEVSSPGLERKLTKPSHYARSIGEMVKIKTFEKESLEGKLVDVSDTTIRLELPEATQEIAFSEISKARTFVVW; from the coding sequence ATGAATGAGACACGACTAAAAGCCTTGCTACAAGATGCTGGTGTTGAGCTGTACGATACCGAAACAACCATGGATGCAGGGCGGAAAATTTTTCGCGTGTATATTACATGTAAAGAGGGCGTTACTCTTGAAATGTGTTCAAAGGTGACGCATATTCTTTCTCCTGTTTTGGATTTAGAGCCACCTGTTTCGGGACAATATTACCTAGAAGTAAGCTCACCTGGCCTCGAGCGAAAGCTCACCAAGCCCAGCCACTATGCTCGCTCCATTGGGGAAATGGTAAAAATTAAAACTTTTGAGAAGGAGTCTTTGGAGGGAAAGCTTGTGGATGTTTCAGACACAACCATTCGCCTAGAGCTCCCAGAGGCAACGCAGGAGATTGCTTTTAGCGAAATCTCCAAAGCACGCACCTTCGTCGTGTGGTAA
- the ribD gene encoding bifunctional diaminohydroxyphosphoribosylaminopyrimidine deaminase/5-amino-6-(5-phosphoribosylamino)uracil reductase RibD — MPDEFYMRLALEAAWEFQGRTYPNPAVGCVICSQHGEILAIEAHQKAGEAHAEVRAVKTALGRLNPSLIFPQDPTALHAFLLANHQNLLKDASIYVTLEPCNHYGTTPPCALLLRALHVRRVCIGMKDESPKASGGMARLVKAGIGVKQGVLEKECALLLAPFLAWQKGHFSFFKLAMSSNGVIDGGIVTSEASRKRVHELRQHLSLLAIGGNTVRTDRPTLDARLCAGKAPDVLIYSREAQFDQSIPLFSVPERKVTIASSWEPLLCSPFVMIEGGEGTLRALPEQTQWLLVFRSAHFKTGQCPCITARFKRVWHQPCGEDMMEWYIRE; from the coding sequence ATGCCTGATGAATTTTACATGCGCCTCGCCCTTGAGGCCGCATGGGAATTTCAAGGAAGAACCTACCCAAACCCAGCGGTAGGCTGTGTCATTTGCTCCCAACACGGGGAGATTTTAGCCATCGAAGCCCACCAAAAAGCGGGTGAGGCCCACGCTGAAGTGCGCGCCGTTAAGACGGCTCTTGGGCGCTTGAATCCCTCCCTTATATTTCCTCAAGACCCCACTGCGCTTCACGCTTTTTTGTTGGCTAATCACCAGAACCTTCTTAAAGATGCTTCCATTTACGTCACACTAGAACCGTGTAACCATTATGGCACTACACCCCCTTGCGCCTTGCTTTTAAGAGCCTTACATGTAAGGCGGGTGTGTATTGGCATGAAAGACGAAAGTCCAAAGGCGAGTGGGGGTATGGCACGCCTTGTAAAGGCTGGAATTGGGGTAAAACAAGGGGTGCTAGAAAAAGAGTGTGCCTTGCTTTTGGCACCCTTTTTGGCGTGGCAAAAAGGACATTTTAGTTTTTTCAAACTTGCTATGAGTAGCAATGGCGTCATTGATGGGGGTATTGTTACCTCAGAAGCTTCTCGCAAGCGGGTACACGAACTGCGCCAACATCTTTCGCTTTTGGCCATTGGGGGCAACACTGTGCGCACTGATAGGCCCACCTTGGATGCAAGGCTGTGTGCAGGCAAGGCTCCTGATGTGCTCATTTACTCTCGCGAAGCGCAGTTTGACCAAAGCATCCCTTTGTTTAGCGTTCCTGAGCGCAAGGTTACCATCGCTTCTTCGTGGGAGCCTTTATTGTGTAGTCCTTTTGTGATGATTGAGGGAGGCGAGGGCACCTTGCGCGCTTTGCCAGAACAAACCCAGTGGTTACTGGTGTTTCGCTCTGCCCATTTTAAAACAGGCCAATGCCCATGTATTACGGCGCGTTTCAAGCGCGTATGGCATCAGCCTTGTGGTGAGGATATGATGGAGTGGTATATTCGTGAGTGA
- a CDS encoding sulfite exporter TauE/SafE family protein, translating to MSEVALTFGIMVLGGFFHGLVGFGFPMIATPLLSLLGSVQQAVLTTLLPTLSVNASSMLARKVDFNFLGRFWPLGGAIILGSWSGTQLLVQHESDFYKLLLALMIVLYLYQSKLKFNLNALIVRHFFPSMLFFGLLSGLVSGLVNVMIPVLIIYVLELKLEKNKAIILLNFCFFSSKVTQVVTFSWLGVFTLQTLFLGIPLAGVAVGALLLGKRFSGKIDTALYEKILKITLWLMAGMLLLQYADIV from the coding sequence GTGAGTGAGGTGGCACTTACCTTTGGGATTATGGTGCTTGGTGGGTTTTTTCATGGTCTTGTGGGCTTTGGGTTTCCTATGATTGCTACACCCTTGCTTTCCCTTTTGGGCTCAGTGCAACAAGCGGTGCTGACGACTTTATTGCCCACCTTGAGTGTCAACGCTTCAAGCATGCTTGCGCGTAAAGTCGATTTTAATTTTTTGGGACGTTTTTGGCCTCTTGGAGGTGCCATTATTTTAGGGAGTTGGAGTGGCACACAGCTCTTGGTGCAGCATGAGAGCGACTTCTACAAGCTTTTGTTGGCGCTGATGATTGTGTTGTATTTGTACCAGTCTAAACTCAAATTTAATCTCAATGCACTAATTGTGCGCCATTTTTTCCCTAGCATGCTTTTTTTTGGGTTGCTTAGTGGCCTTGTGAGTGGCTTGGTTAATGTGATGATTCCTGTGCTTATTATTTATGTACTGGAATTAAAATTGGAAAAAAACAAGGCGATTATTTTGCTCAATTTTTGTTTTTTCTCCAGCAAAGTTACACAGGTGGTAACTTTTTCGTGGCTAGGGGTGTTTACTTTGCAGACATTGTTTTTAGGTATCCCTTTGGCGGGAGTGGCTGTAGGTGCCTTGTTGCTTGGAAAGCGGTTTTCTGGAAAAATTGATACCGCACTTTATGAAAAGATTTTGAAAATAACCCTATGGCTGATGGCAGGGATGCTATTGTTGCAATACGCAGACATCGTGTAA
- a CDS encoding cytochrome-c peroxidase produces MKVIHCVTGLALVGTMAFAGALGESAKSFGIKAIPESTSELLKYIDQGDDPITASKIELGKMLYFDPRLSRSNLISCNTCHNLALGGADAVPAAIGHKWTMNPAHLNSPTVYNSVLSEVQFWDGRSPHLEDQAQGPIQAGPEMAAPKELVVERINSIPQYVEMFKSTYGPDVKIDFERIASVIGVFERTLVTPSRFDDYLNGQSDALNKAEKDGLKLFLDKGCAACHNGMALGGTMQPFQVAKQYKFANLGGFTGDENGMVKTPTLRNITETAPYFHNGAIWKLTDAVKEMGSTQLGITINDKEAASIATFLGTLEGRKPQIIYPILPPMGDKTPKPTFD; encoded by the coding sequence ATGAAAGTCATTCATTGCGTTACCGGGTTAGCACTTGTTGGCACCATGGCATTTGCAGGGGCGCTCGGCGAGTCTGCTAAAAGTTTTGGTATTAAAGCCATTCCTGAGTCCACTTCAGAGCTTTTAAAGTATATTGATCAAGGGGACGATCCTATTACAGCGTCTAAAATCGAACTTGGCAAAATGCTCTATTTTGACCCACGCCTTTCACGCAGTAATCTTATCAGCTGTAACACCTGCCACAACTTGGCTCTAGGTGGCGCAGACGCTGTTCCAGCAGCCATTGGTCACAAATGGACCATGAACCCAGCCCATCTTAATTCTCCTACGGTATACAACTCCGTATTGAGCGAAGTACAGTTTTGGGACGGACGAAGCCCGCACCTTGAAGACCAAGCTCAAGGCCCCATTCAAGCAGGTCCAGAAATGGCAGCACCCAAGGAGCTCGTTGTTGAGCGTATTAACTCTATTCCTCAGTACGTAGAGATGTTTAAGAGTACTTACGGGCCTGATGTTAAAATTGACTTTGAACGCATTGCTAGCGTGATTGGTGTATTTGAGCGTACTCTTGTCACTCCTTCACGCTTTGATGATTACCTCAACGGTCAATCCGATGCCCTTAATAAAGCAGAAAAAGACGGTCTAAAACTCTTCCTTGATAAAGGATGCGCAGCGTGTCACAACGGCATGGCACTTGGCGGCACTATGCAGCCTTTCCAAGTCGCAAAACAGTACAAGTTTGCTAACCTTGGTGGTTTTACGGGCGATGAAAACGGCATGGTCAAAACTCCAACCCTCCGCAACATTACCGAAACGGCTCCTTATTTCCACAATGGCGCTATTTGGAAACTCACTGACGCGGTTAAGGAGATGGGAAGCACACAGCTTGGCATTACCATCAATGACAAAGAGGCGGCTTCCATTGCCACTTTCCTTGGCACACTTGAAGGGCGAAAGCCACAAATTATCTACCCTATTTTACCTCCAATGGGAGATAAAACACCCAAGCCTACCTTCGACTAA
- a CDS encoding MFS transporter — translation MQMVTWQTKLTLLLISTMTIMSGTAIVASLPLIKAHFENVLHVDLYSKLILTAPAISIAFFAPWTSRLALRFGKKRTLVVALGLFGVFGMMGAWMQSIEGIVVSRLLFGLCVAVLMSLALALVGDYMKEEERTQYLGYQNTFVALGGVMFMAGGGFLSELSWQGAFYIYGIGILVMVLAIVYLFEPKAHYPAEGFSGHAQALLMRLWPVFATAVLTLSVFYMVPTQLPYLLHDAYHVEGREVGILMATVTFVSAITSLFYAKLRQFLSIRAIYSLLFLSQSIGFAGISQANTYLQFSCSLVAVGIGVGLVIVNTNSWLLEWAHEHERLKATGWLTSSIFLGQFLSPLLLYFPVKTLGVDGAFGLVGALLFSVSLALFIQANRRINL, via the coding sequence ATGCAGATGGTCACTTGGCAGACAAAATTAACACTTTTGCTTATTTCTACCATGACGATTATGTCAGGAACAGCCATTGTGGCGTCTTTACCCTTAATTAAGGCACATTTTGAAAATGTGTTACATGTGGACTTGTATTCAAAACTTATTTTGACAGCCCCTGCCATCTCCATTGCTTTTTTTGCACCATGGACAAGTCGCCTTGCCTTGCGCTTTGGAAAAAAACGCACTTTAGTGGTCGCCCTAGGCTTATTTGGTGTGTTTGGCATGATGGGGGCATGGATGCAAAGCATTGAGGGTATTGTAGTTTCACGTTTGCTTTTTGGTCTATGTGTTGCAGTGCTAATGAGCCTTGCATTGGCGTTGGTGGGTGACTACATGAAAGAAGAAGAGCGCACCCAGTATCTGGGTTACCAAAACACATTTGTTGCTTTGGGTGGGGTAATGTTTATGGCGGGTGGGGGTTTTTTGAGTGAGCTTTCATGGCAGGGTGCTTTTTATATTTATGGCATAGGTATTTTGGTGATGGTGTTAGCAATCGTGTACTTGTTTGAACCCAAGGCGCATTATCCTGCTGAAGGATTTTCAGGCCATGCCCAAGCTTTGCTAATGCGCCTTTGGCCTGTGTTTGCAACGGCAGTATTAACACTAAGCGTATTTTACATGGTGCCAACACAGCTGCCCTATTTGCTGCACGATGCTTACCATGTGGAGGGGCGAGAAGTGGGCATACTTATGGCAACAGTAACCTTTGTTTCGGCAATTACATCGTTGTTTTATGCAAAGTTGCGCCAATTTTTAAGTATTCGCGCCATATACAGTTTACTTTTTTTATCTCAAAGTATTGGGTTCGCGGGGATTAGCCAAGCCAATACTTATTTGCAGTTTTCTTGTTCCCTTGTGGCAGTGGGGATTGGTGTAGGGTTGGTGATTGTTAACACCAACAGTTGGTTGCTTGAATGGGCCCATGAGCATGAGCGCTTAAAAGCGACAGGGTGGTTAACGAGTTCTATCTTTTTGGGTCAATTTTTATCTCCTCTTTTGCTCTATTTTCCTGTGAAAACATTGGGAGTAGATGGTGCTTTTGGGCTTGTGGGCGCCTTGCTTTTTAGCGTAAGTCTAGCACTTTTTATCCAAGCAAATCGTCGAATTAACCTTTAA
- a CDS encoding CYTH and CHAD domain-containing protein yields MEIERKFRLDSENLLSCLIQEGLRVEKASLCQVYTRIDKEGQERFRSTGKGFFRTQKRGKGLAREEIEEEVTTQAYEEAFKHAIGTPVQKQRYSFKLQSHEACIDVFEGPLVGLVLMEVEFDCVEDAHAFTLPPWEGITEVTQNEWYKNHRLALYGAPVENAPKAYLLEQALKRELDMRLFSPSLSSYDAFRVILTQLYATIEFHQQGYLETKENEHLHQFRVAIRKTRSLLQCLPELFDAGISERFVQGFKTIARQTNTKRDLDVFGEFLSTFSALPSIALHVEDSRASEDEKISQTLGVGHYAPFLAEWKMVLEDEEGFFKGPKGDLTFQSLSALALKNRMETMARKLKKLKETTPLASFHRVRIEFKKLRYLLEYCGPQFSSKPLKRATKTAKAMQEIFGVLQDRDVQRTVLDGIEAHPSFVSDVEAVAALEALREVLGHEIYALRERILLKKKKLIRNLVACAPLLDAHL; encoded by the coding sequence ATGGAGATAGAACGCAAATTTCGTCTTGATTCTGAAAACCTTTTGTCCTGCCTGATTCAAGAAGGATTACGTGTCGAAAAAGCCTCATTGTGTCAAGTTTACACGCGTATTGACAAAGAGGGTCAAGAGCGGTTTCGTTCTACGGGTAAGGGGTTTTTTCGCACGCAAAAGCGAGGTAAGGGGCTAGCGCGAGAAGAGATTGAGGAAGAGGTCACAACCCAAGCTTATGAAGAGGCTTTCAAGCACGCCATCGGTACCCCCGTCCAAAAGCAACGCTACAGTTTTAAGCTACAATCCCATGAGGCATGTATCGATGTTTTTGAAGGCCCTTTGGTGGGTCTTGTACTGATGGAAGTCGAGTTTGATTGTGTCGAAGATGCGCACGCCTTTACCTTGCCGCCTTGGGAAGGAATAACAGAGGTTACTCAGAATGAATGGTACAAAAACCATAGGCTTGCCCTCTACGGTGCTCCTGTTGAAAATGCACCCAAAGCCTATTTGTTGGAACAAGCGTTAAAGCGGGAGTTGGATATGCGTCTTTTTTCTCCGTCATTATCAAGCTACGACGCGTTTAGGGTTATTTTAACGCAACTTTACGCAACCATTGAGTTTCACCAACAAGGGTACCTTGAAACAAAAGAAAACGAACACTTGCACCAATTTCGTGTAGCTATCCGTAAAACGCGCTCGCTGTTACAATGTTTGCCAGAACTGTTTGATGCAGGCATTTCAGAGCGGTTCGTGCAGGGGTTTAAGACCATTGCACGCCAAACAAATACCAAGCGTGATTTGGATGTTTTTGGAGAGTTTTTGAGCACCTTTTCTGCGTTGCCTTCCATCGCTTTACATGTAGAAGACTCGCGTGCAAGCGAAGATGAAAAAATTTCCCAAACGCTAGGCGTGGGCCACTATGCACCATTTTTAGCAGAATGGAAAATGGTGCTTGAGGACGAAGAGGGGTTTTTTAAGGGCCCAAAAGGCGACCTAACTTTTCAAAGCTTAAGCGCTTTGGCACTGAAAAATCGCATGGAAACAATGGCGCGCAAGCTAAAAAAACTCAAAGAAACCACGCCACTTGCCTCTTTTCACCGCGTGCGCATTGAGTTTAAAAAGCTGCGCTATTTGCTAGAGTACTGTGGCCCGCAATTTTCTTCAAAACCTTTAAAGCGCGCTACTAAAACAGCAAAAGCCATGCAAGAAATCTTTGGGGTTTTGCAAGATAGGGATGTGCAACGCACCGTGCTTGATGGGATTGAAGCCCATCCTTCTTTTGTGAGCGATGTGGAAGCAGTGGCCGCACTTGAGGCATTGCGAGAAGTGCTGGGCCATGAAATTTATGCCTTAAGAGAGCGCATTTTACTTAAGAAGAAAAAGCTCATCAGGAATTTGGTTGCCTGTGCCCCCTTGTTGGACGCCCACCTCTAA
- the ubiE gene encoding bifunctional demethylmenaquinone methyltransferase/2-methoxy-6-polyprenyl-1,4-benzoquinol methylase UbiE, with translation MKSEEKQQEIVDMFNTIAPTYDKANRILSMGVDISWRKKACDLAFEFYPKNPLSRIVDVACGTGDMMGFWQKQADKKGIKVKKMVGVDPSSGMLAVGKEKFPSYEFILSKATDIPLETNSADVLSISYGIRNVVEREAAFVEFARVVKPGGLVVILEFTKDDKKGPLHALKQWYLTKLLPRIGGMISKNRAAYEYLPNSIEGFLTASMMQEELKNAGFETVHCESFSMDISTLIIAKRV, from the coding sequence TTGAAATCAGAAGAAAAACAACAAGAAATTGTTGATATGTTTAACACTATTGCCCCCACCTACGACAAAGCCAATCGCATTTTAAGCATGGGCGTGGACATCAGTTGGCGCAAAAAAGCGTGCGACCTTGCCTTTGAGTTTTACCCTAAAAACCCCCTTTCACGCATTGTAGATGTGGCGTGCGGCACAGGCGACATGATGGGATTTTGGCAAAAACAAGCCGATAAAAAAGGTATTAAGGTTAAAAAAATGGTTGGCGTTGACCCCTCCTCGGGGATGCTAGCCGTTGGTAAAGAAAAATTTCCTTCTTACGAATTTATCCTCTCCAAAGCCACCGACATCCCTCTTGAAACAAACAGCGCAGATGTGCTTAGCATCAGCTACGGGATTCGTAACGTGGTAGAGCGCGAAGCGGCGTTTGTGGAATTTGCCCGCGTGGTCAAACCCGGTGGTTTGGTGGTGATTTTGGAGTTTACCAAAGATGACAAAAAAGGCCCTTTGCACGCCCTTAAGCAGTGGTACCTCACCAAGCTTTTGCCACGCATTGGCGGGATGATTTCAAAAAACAGAGCCGCTTATGAATATTTGCCCAATTCCATTGAGGGCTTTTTGACTGCTTCCATGATGCAAGAAGAGCTTAAGAATGCGGGGTTTGAGACGGTGCATTGTGAGAGTTTTTCCATGGATATTTCCACGCTCATTATCGCCAAGAGGGTGTAA